One segment of uncultured Propionivibrio sp. DNA contains the following:
- a CDS encoding pilus assembly protein PilP, whose amino-acid sequence MKAPVLLFVSVMLLAGCSSNEHEDLRQWMAEASQNIKGRIPPLPEVRPYEPVPYDAGNLIEPFKPGKIGVETKKSGGGLRPDLDRPREPLEAYPLESLRFVGVMVRKNIPYGLVQADGALYQVRTGRYMGQNYGVIVRISDAEIVVKELVQDPVGDWVEKENSLQLQNQEVRK is encoded by the coding sequence ATGAAAGCCCCGGTGCTGCTTTTCGTTTCGGTGATGCTGCTGGCCGGATGCTCAAGCAACGAGCATGAGGATCTGCGGCAATGGATGGCGGAGGCTTCGCAAAACATCAAAGGGCGCATCCCGCCTTTGCCCGAAGTGCGTCCATATGAACCGGTGCCCTACGATGCCGGAAATCTGATTGAGCCGTTCAAGCCTGGCAAGATCGGCGTCGAAACGAAAAAGAGTGGCGGAGGCTTGCGTCCGGATCTCGATCGCCCGCGCGAACCGCTCGAGGCGTATCCGCTCGAATCGCTGCGATTCGTTGGCGTAATGGTGCGGAAGAACATCCCCTATGGGCTCGTGCAGGCCGATGGCGCCTTGTATCAGGTGCGTACCGGCCGATACATGGGGCAGAACTACGGCGTCATCGTGCGGATTTCCGATGCCGAAATCGTCGTCAAGGAACTGGTTCAGGATCCGGTAGGCGACTGGGTTGAGAAGGAAAATTCGCTGCAGTTGCAGAATCAGGAGGTCAGAAAGTGA
- a CDS encoding type IV pilus secretin PilQ → MKKAMRFLLGVVWLVSTSVLAQESPRNAIESITAARQGGSLNVKLTFSKPLMALPAGFSVAKPARIALDFPGVENGLGRSVQTFNEGDLKSVNIVQVEGKTRLVFNLNQAMVYESRADGRGLLLVLTPSAEKEWQRSGGSVPVEHFSQAATPANNTLRDVTFRRGKDGEARILVDLSNAATAIDLRQQGQSLVVDFVKTSVPEVLRKRLDVTDFATPVVSVDTVQQGPNARMTITPRGAWEHNAYQSDSQFVIEVRPVVEDPNKLVQGSRPGYQGEKLSLNFQNVDVRRLLQVIGEFTGMNMVVSDSVGGAITLILKDVPWDQALDIILKQKGLDMRKNGNVILIAPRDEIATKEKLDFEARAQIDDLEPLRTESFQMNYVKGEDVRKLLADPKQTLLSKRGSAVLDNRSNIMFVKDTPNRIEDIRNMIAKIDIPVRQVVIEARIIEAEDSFAKNLGSRLGWGGTTASSGGTLAFANGTPTGQIGGAQTLIGGMYSTNASVNLPATPAAGAAGTFGFMLFNSAQTRYLTAEISALESDGRGKIVSSPRVMTANQIEALIEQGVEIPYQQATSSGATSVSFRKANLSLKVKPQITPDGKITMTLDINKDSPNTSISTGSGVAIDTKHVKTEVLVDNGGTVVIGGIYTENIQNTSQRIPFFGDLPYLGWLFKNTAWTSTKKELLVFITPKIVAEGLAVR, encoded by the coding sequence GTGAAGAAAGCGATGCGTTTCCTGCTCGGCGTGGTCTGGTTGGTGAGCACGTCGGTTCTGGCCCAGGAGAGTCCGCGCAACGCGATCGAGTCGATCACGGCAGCGCGTCAAGGCGGGTCCCTGAATGTCAAATTGACGTTTTCCAAGCCATTGATGGCGTTGCCGGCAGGCTTCAGTGTGGCCAAGCCGGCGCGAATCGCGCTCGATTTTCCTGGAGTCGAGAACGGTCTGGGGCGGAGCGTCCAGACCTTCAACGAAGGCGATCTCAAGAGTGTCAATATCGTTCAGGTTGAAGGGAAAACCCGCTTGGTCTTCAATCTGAATCAGGCGATGGTTTATGAGAGCCGTGCGGATGGGCGAGGTTTGCTGCTGGTGCTGACGCCGAGCGCGGAAAAGGAATGGCAGCGGAGCGGCGGGAGCGTCCCGGTTGAGCATTTTTCGCAGGCGGCGACGCCGGCGAACAATACCTTGCGTGACGTGACGTTCCGGCGTGGCAAGGACGGCGAGGCCCGCATCCTGGTTGATTTGAGCAATGCAGCAACGGCAATCGATCTTCGCCAGCAGGGACAGTCGCTGGTTGTCGATTTCGTCAAGACGAGCGTACCGGAGGTTCTTCGGAAGCGTCTCGATGTGACTGATTTCGCCACGCCAGTGGTGTCCGTCGATACGGTCCAGCAAGGCCCTAATGCAAGAATGACGATCACGCCGCGCGGCGCCTGGGAGCACAACGCCTATCAGTCGGACAGCCAGTTTGTGATTGAGGTCCGACCGGTGGTCGAAGACCCCAACAAACTCGTTCAGGGGTCGCGGCCCGGGTATCAGGGCGAGAAACTGTCGCTCAATTTCCAGAATGTCGATGTGCGCCGCCTGCTGCAGGTGATCGGTGAGTTCACCGGAATGAACATGGTGGTCAGCGACTCGGTCGGCGGTGCGATCACGCTGATTCTAAAGGATGTTCCCTGGGATCAGGCGCTGGATATCATCCTCAAGCAAAAAGGGCTGGATATGCGCAAGAATGGCAATGTCATTCTGATTGCGCCGCGCGATGAAATCGCGACCAAGGAAAAGCTCGACTTCGAGGCGCGGGCGCAAATCGACGATCTGGAGCCGTTGCGGACCGAGAGCTTCCAGATGAACTATGTGAAGGGCGAGGACGTGCGCAAGCTGCTGGCCGATCCGAAGCAGACGCTGCTGTCGAAGCGCGGTAGCGCGGTGCTCGACAATCGCTCGAACATCATGTTTGTAAAGGACACGCCGAATCGTATCGAGGATATTCGCAACATGATCGCCAAGATCGATATTCCGGTACGGCAGGTGGTCATCGAAGCGCGAATCATCGAAGCCGAGGATTCGTTCGCCAAGAATCTTGGCTCGAGGCTGGGCTGGGGCGGCACGACGGCGAGCAGTGGCGGGACGCTTGCCTTTGCCAACGGAACGCCTACAGGCCAGATTGGCGGGGCGCAGACTCTGATTGGTGGCATGTATTCGACCAATGCCAGCGTCAATTTGCCGGCGACGCCAGCGGCGGGGGCGGCCGGAACCTTCGGTTTCATGCTTTTCAACAGTGCGCAGACGCGCTATCTGACAGCCGAGATTTCGGCGCTCGAATCCGACGGGCGGGGGAAAATCGTGTCGAGTCCGCGTGTCATGACTGCCAACCAGATCGAGGCGCTGATCGAACAGGGGGTCGAGATTCCCTATCAGCAGGCGACGAGTTCCGGGGCCACGAGCGTTTCGTTCCGTAAGGCGAACCTTTCGCTCAAGGTCAAGCCGCAAATCACGCCGGATGGCAAGATCACGATGACGCTGGATATCAACAAGGACTCGCCGAATACCTCGATTTCCACGGGTTCGGGCGTCGCCATTGATACCAAGCATGTCAAGACGGAGGTCCTCGTCGATAACGGCGGCACGGTGGTGATCGGGGGGATTTACACCGAGAATATCCAGAATACCTCGCAGCGCATTCCGTTCTTCGGCGATTTGCCCTATCTTGGCTGGTTGTTCAAGAACACCGCCTGGACCTCGACCAAGAAGGAATTGCTCGTTTTCATCACGCCGAAGATCGTTGCGGAAGGACTGGCAGTGCGCTGA
- a CDS encoding shikimate kinase, whose product MENKYASRNIFLVGLMGAGKTTVGRMLARRLGLGFVDSDREIENRTGVVVPTIFEIEGEDGFRRRESQAIADLTALNSHVLATGGGAVLREENRMNLKANGFVVYLNAPPQVLWERTRHDKNRPLLKVEDPLRKLQELFVIRDPLYREVADFVVDDGKGNAQMVVQMLAREVGERWNA is encoded by the coding sequence ATGGAGAACAAGTACGCTTCACGCAACATTTTTCTTGTCGGTCTCATGGGGGCTGGCAAGACGACGGTCGGGCGCATGCTGGCGAGGCGTCTCGGGCTTGGCTTTGTCGATTCGGATCGCGAGATCGAGAATCGGACCGGGGTTGTTGTTCCCACGATTTTTGAAATCGAAGGTGAGGACGGTTTTCGGCGACGCGAATCTCAGGCGATTGCCGACCTGACCGCCCTGAACAGCCATGTTCTGGCGACCGGCGGCGGTGCCGTGCTTCGGGAAGAGAACCGCATGAATCTCAAGGCCAACGGCTTCGTCGTCTATCTCAATGCACCGCCCCAGGTGCTCTGGGAGCGGACGCGCCACGATAAGAACCGGCCTCTGCTCAAGGTCGAGGATCCGTTGCGCAAGTTGCAGGAGTTATTTGTCATCAGGGACCCGCTGTATCGTGAGGTCGCCGACTTCGTTGTTGACGACGGCAAGGGGAATGCACAAATGGTTGTGCAAATGCTGGCGAGAGAGGTCGGTGAGCGATGGAATGCGTAA
- the aroB gene encoding 3-dehydroquinate synthase, producing the protein MECVSVELASRTYPIHIGPGLLDRVDLILPYLKQARVAVVCNTTVAGLYLGRFAASLRTAGVAVVEIVLPDGEAYKNWETLNLVFDTLLRERCERSTTLIALGGGVIGDMTGFAAACYQRGTPFIQIPTTLLSQVDSSVGGKTAINHPAGKNMIGAFYQPRLVLADTDVLKSLPDRELRSGLVEVIKYGLIRDLAFFEWLERNVEHVLARDTAALEHAIGVSCRHKAEVVAADEHEHGERALLNLGHTFGHAIETGMGYGEWLHGEAVAAGTMMAAELSRMRGWLSVDDVARVEHLFVRAGVPVRGPAMATGKYVELMRHDKKVQDGRLRLILLRRIGEALIDDASSVTQITAAIDARIG; encoded by the coding sequence ATGGAATGCGTAAGTGTTGAGCTTGCCTCCCGCACCTACCCGATACATATCGGCCCGGGTTTGCTCGATCGCGTCGATCTGATCCTGCCGTATCTCAAGCAGGCGCGGGTGGCGGTGGTTTGCAATACCACCGTGGCCGGCTTGTATCTGGGCCGGTTTGCCGCCTCGCTGCGGACAGCGGGTGTTGCCGTCGTCGAGATCGTTCTACCGGACGGGGAAGCCTACAAGAACTGGGAAACGCTCAACCTGGTCTTCGATACGCTATTGCGAGAGCGCTGCGAGCGCTCCACCACCCTGATCGCGCTGGGCGGAGGCGTGATCGGTGACATGACCGGGTTTGCCGCTGCCTGTTATCAGCGCGGTACGCCCTTCATCCAGATCCCGACGACGCTGCTTTCGCAGGTTGACTCGTCGGTGGGCGGCAAGACGGCAATCAATCATCCTGCCGGCAAGAACATGATCGGTGCGTTCTACCAGCCGCGCCTGGTGCTGGCCGATACCGATGTTCTCAAAAGCCTGCCGGACAGGGAATTGCGGTCCGGTCTCGTTGAAGTCATCAAGTACGGTTTGATTCGCGATCTGGCGTTCTTCGAGTGGCTGGAACGAAACGTCGAGCACGTGCTGGCGCGTGATACTGCGGCATTGGAGCATGCGATCGGTGTGTCCTGTCGGCATAAAGCAGAGGTTGTTGCAGCGGACGAGCACGAGCACGGCGAGCGGGCGTTGCTCAATCTCGGGCATACCTTCGGTCACGCGATCGAGACCGGCATGGGCTATGGCGAATGGCTGCACGGAGAGGCCGTGGCGGCCGGGACGATGATGGCGGCGGAGCTTTCCCGGATGCGGGGTTGGCTGAGCGTCGACGATGTGGCACGTGTTGAGCATTTGTTCGTTCGTGCCGGCGTGCCGGTGCGGGGGCCGGCGATGGCGACCGGGAAATACGTCGAACTCATGCGCCACGACAAAAAAGTCCAGGATGGACGGCTGCGCTTGATTCTGCTTCGGCGCATTGGGGAAGCACTCATCGACGATGCCTCCTCGGTCACACAGATCACTGCGGCGATCGACGCGAGAATCGGGTAG
- the pntB gene encoding Re/Si-specific NAD(P)(+) transhydrogenase subunit beta: MSASLATVSYLGATILFILCLGGLSDQETARRGNLYGMLGMAIAVVATVFGPRVGAAGLSWIIGAMVVGGAIGLYAARVVQMTQMPELVALMHSLVGLAACLVGYASYIDTSISFTGAEKAIHEVEIYVGILIGAITFSGSLIAFGKLSGKIGGKPVLIPGRHMINLIGLLVVIYFGREFLHAEMGQGVLPLTVMTIIALAFGVHMVMAIGGADMPVVVSMLNSYSGWAAAATGFMLENDLLIVTGALVGSSGAILSYIMCNAMNRNFISVIAGGFGSDGAKPAPAAKGSAEPQGEVTAVSAAETAELLREAKNVIIVPGYGMAVAQAQHIVNEITSHLREKGVNVRFGIHPVAGRMPGHMNVLLAEAKVPYDIVFEMDELNEDFPDTDVAMVIGANDIVNPAAQEDPSSPIAGMPVLEVWKAKTSIVMKRSMASGYAGVDNPLFYKENNRMLFGDAKKMLDEVLGALTSGK, translated from the coding sequence ATGTCTGCAAGTCTGGCTACCGTCTCCTATCTCGGAGCAACCATCCTCTTCATCCTGTGCCTCGGCGGCCTTTCCGATCAGGAAACGGCCCGGCGCGGCAACCTCTACGGCATGCTCGGCATGGCCATCGCGGTGGTCGCCACCGTCTTCGGTCCGCGCGTCGGTGCTGCCGGCCTGTCCTGGATCATCGGCGCGATGGTCGTCGGCGGCGCGATCGGCCTCTATGCCGCCCGCGTCGTGCAGATGACCCAGATGCCGGAACTCGTTGCGCTGATGCACAGCCTTGTCGGTCTTGCCGCCTGTCTGGTCGGCTACGCGAGCTACATCGACACGTCGATCAGTTTCACGGGCGCGGAAAAGGCGATTCATGAAGTCGAAATCTATGTCGGCATCCTGATCGGCGCAATTACCTTCTCGGGTTCGCTGATCGCCTTCGGCAAGCTCTCGGGCAAGATCGGCGGCAAGCCGGTTCTGATCCCGGGCCGTCACATGATCAACCTGATCGGCCTCTTGGTCGTCATCTATTTCGGCCGTGAATTCCTGCACGCCGAAATGGGTCAGGGCGTCCTGCCGCTGACGGTGATGACGATCATCGCGCTGGCCTTCGGCGTGCACATGGTCATGGCCATCGGCGGCGCCGACATGCCGGTCGTGGTGTCGATGCTCAACAGCTACTCCGGATGGGCGGCTGCGGCGACGGGCTTCATGCTCGAGAACGACCTGCTGATCGTTACCGGCGCACTGGTCGGTTCGAGCGGCGCGATCCTCTCGTACATCATGTGCAACGCGATGAACCGCAACTTCATCAGCGTCATCGCCGGCGGTTTCGGGTCCGACGGCGCCAAGCCAGCCCCGGCAGCCAAGGGCAGTGCCGAGCCGCAAGGCGAAGTCACCGCCGTCTCGGCCGCCGAAACGGCGGAATTGCTGCGCGAAGCCAAGAACGTGATCATCGTGCCGGGCTATGGCATGGCGGTCGCGCAAGCCCAGCACATCGTCAACGAGATCACCTCGCACCTGCGCGAAAAGGGCGTCAACGTGCGCTTCGGCATCCACCCGGTCGCCGGCCGGATGCCTGGCCACATGAACGTGCTGCTCGCCGAAGCCAAGGTGCCGTACGACATCGTCTTCGAAATGGACGAACTTAACGAGGACTTCCCCGATACCGACGTGGCAATGGTCATCGGCGCCAATGACATTGTCAACCCAGCCGCCCAGGAAGACCCGTCCAGCCCGATCGCCGGCATGCCGGTGCTCGAAGTCTGGAAGGCAAAGACCTCAATCGTCATGAAGCGCTCGATGGCGTCGGGTTATGCCGGTGTCGACAATCCGCTGTTCTACAAGGAGAACAACCGGATGCTCTTCGGCGACGCCAAGAAGATGCTGGACGAAGTGCTCGGTGCGCTGACCAGCGGCAAGTAA
- a CDS encoding Re/Si-specific NAD(P)(+) transhydrogenase subunit alpha, which translates to MNQSCDYLMENRMPLTIGVPREVFAGEKRVATVPEVVAKLIKLGFKVVVESGAGNFANFGDEAYQEAGAEIIADTAALWAASDIVFKVRGPSEAEVGLMREGGTLISFIWPAQNPDLMQKLAAKKATVLAIDCLPRQLSRAQKMDALTSTAGISGYRAVIEAANAFGRFFNGQMTAAGKVPPAKVFIAGAGVAGLAAIGTAANLGAIVRANDTRAEVADQVKSLGGEFVKVDYEEEGSGGGGYAKVMSEGFQAAQREMYAKQAKECDIIITTALIPGKPAPKLITAEMVQSMKPGSVIVDMAGEQGGNCELTVPGEAVVRHGVTIIGYTDLPSRLAKQSSMLYSNNLLRLAEELCKTKDGIINVNMEDDALRGLTVVKDGNITWPAPPLNLPAPPAKPAAAAAAPAAKKSAHGHGGGEPMPANKVAIVIAVAAALFWLIGAYAPAAFLGHFTVFVLACFVGYMVVWNVKPSLHTPLMSVTNAVSSIIAIGALVQIAPPLAADISRPDVVIRWLAVVSIALATINMFGGFAVTRRMLEMFRK; encoded by the coding sequence ATGAATCAATCATGTGACTATCTGATGGAGAACCGAATGCCACTGACTATCGGAGTACCTCGAGAGGTCTTTGCCGGCGAGAAACGGGTTGCAACAGTGCCCGAAGTCGTCGCAAAGCTCATCAAGCTGGGTTTCAAGGTCGTTGTCGAATCGGGCGCCGGCAACTTTGCCAACTTTGGCGACGAGGCCTACCAAGAAGCGGGCGCCGAGATTATTGCGGACACTGCGGCGCTCTGGGCTGCCTCCGATATCGTCTTCAAGGTTCGCGGCCCGAGCGAGGCCGAAGTCGGCTTGATGCGCGAAGGCGGCACGCTGATTTCGTTCATCTGGCCGGCACAAAACCCGGACCTGATGCAGAAACTGGCGGCCAAGAAGGCCACGGTTCTCGCCATCGACTGCCTGCCGCGCCAACTGTCGCGCGCCCAGAAGATGGACGCCCTGACCTCGACGGCCGGCATCAGCGGCTATCGCGCCGTCATTGAAGCGGCTAACGCCTTTGGCCGCTTCTTCAACGGTCAGATGACGGCTGCCGGCAAAGTGCCGCCGGCCAAGGTCTTCATCGCCGGCGCCGGCGTCGCCGGTCTGGCGGCAATCGGTACCGCGGCGAATCTCGGCGCCATCGTGCGCGCCAACGACACGCGCGCCGAAGTGGCCGACCAGGTCAAGTCGCTGGGCGGCGAATTCGTCAAGGTCGATTACGAGGAAGAAGGCTCAGGCGGCGGCGGTTACGCCAAGGTCATGAGCGAGGGCTTCCAGGCGGCACAGCGCGAAATGTACGCCAAGCAAGCCAAGGAATGCGACATCATCATCACCACCGCGCTGATCCCGGGCAAACCCGCGCCGAAGCTGATCACCGCCGAAATGGTGCAGAGCATGAAGCCGGGCAGCGTCATCGTCGACATGGCCGGCGAACAGGGCGGCAACTGCGAACTGACGGTGCCAGGTGAAGCCGTCGTCCGCCACGGCGTCACCATCATCGGCTATACCGACCTTCCCAGCCGCCTCGCCAAGCAGTCCTCGATGCTGTACTCGAACAACCTGCTGCGTCTGGCCGAAGAACTGTGCAAGACCAAGGACGGCATCATCAATGTCAATATGGAAGATGACGCCCTGCGCGGCCTGACGGTCGTCAAGGACGGCAACATCACCTGGCCGGCCCCTCCGCTCAACCTTCCTGCCCCGCCGGCAAAGCCCGCCGCAGCGGCAGCCGCACCGGCCGCCAAGAAGTCGGCGCACGGCCATGGTGGCGGCGAACCAATGCCGGCCAACAAGGTGGCGATCGTCATCGCCGTCGCGGCTGCGCTGTTCTGGCTGATTGGCGCCTACGCACCGGCCGCCTTCCTCGGCCACTTCACGGTTTTCGTGCTGGCCTGCTTCGTCGGCTACATGGTGGTCTGGAACGTCAAGCCGTCGCTGCACACGCCGCTGATGAGCGTTACCAACGCAGTCAGCAGCATCATCGCCATCGGCGCTCTGGTGCAGATCGCGCCGCCGTTGGCAGCCGACATCTCGCGTCCCGACGTGGTCATCCGCTGGCTGGCGGTCGTTTCGATCGCGCTGGCCACCATCAATATGTTCGGCGGCTTCGCCGTGACCCGGCGCATGCTGGAAATGTTCCGCAAATAA